CTCACTACACGCCACCAATAATATAAATTTGAGATTATCACAATGAGCGAAGCACTAAAGATTCTAAACAACATCCGTACTCTGCGTGCCCAGGCAAGGGAATGTAGTCTGGATACTTTGGAAGAAATGCTGGAAAAACTGGAAGTCGTGGTAAATGAACGCCGCGAAGAAGAAAGCCAGGTTCAGGCAGAAGTTGAAGAACGCGCACGTAAATTACAGCAATATCGCGATATGCTGATTGCCGACGGCATTGATCCTAATGAACTATTACAATCTTTAGGTTCCGTCAAAACTGCTGGTAAAAGCAAACGTGCCGCCCGCCCTGCCAAATATCAATATACCGACGAAAACGGCGACGTTAAAACCTGGACAGGCCAGGGCCGCACGCCTGCCGTAATCAAAAAAGCAATCGAAGAACAGGGTAAATCTTTAGACGATTTCCTGCTCTGATCTTTTTTTAATAAACAAATGCAAAATACCCTTGATTTTTATCAAGGGTATTATTTTTTTGGGAAAATAATGCGTATGCCGATAAGAATTCGCGCTCTCCGCCTTTTGTAATAAAACAGAGAGCATCTTTTTCTAAATATTAATTTTCTTCTGCTTCAATAGTTTCCTGTAGCCATTGGATAAGCTGCGGCCCTAAGTTCTCATGGCGCATGCCATATTCCACAAAGGCCTGCATATAGCCAAGTTTGTTGCCGCAGTCATGACTCTCACCTTTCAGGTGATAGGCTTCTACCGTTTCTTTTTCCATTAACATTGCTATAGCATCTGTTAACTGAATTTCATTACCTGCACCCGGCGGGGTTTTCTCCAGCAAAGACCAAATTTCAGCTGATAGAACATAACGGCCGACAACGGCTAAATTAGATGGCGCTTCGGAAGCTTTCGGCTTCTCTACTACCCCAACCATTGGCGCACTATCACCTGGTTTTAATTCCACGCCTTTGCAATCGACAACGCCATAACTGCTGACATTTTCAACAGGCTCAACCATAATCTGGCTATGGCCCGTTTCTGAAAAACGATGCAGCATTTCGCTTAAGTTATCTTTCTTCAGATCTGATTTATATTCATCAATAATCACATCGGGCAAAATAACGGCCACTGGCTCATCACCCACTAATGGGTGAGCACACAATACGGCGTGTCCCAAACCTTTCGCCAACCCCTGACGAACCTGCATAATGGTGACGTGTTTCGGGCAAATAGATTGCACTTCTTTCAGCAGTTGGCGTTTAACACGCTTTTCAAGCATGGCCTCCAACTCAAAGCTGGTATCAAAATGGTTCTCAATTGAATTTTTAGATGAGTGCGTAACTAAAATTATTTCATTGATTCCCGCAGCAATACACTCATTGACAACATATTGGATTAGAGGTTTATCTACCAACGGAAGCATCTCTTTAGGAATGGCTTTTGTCGCTGGCAACATGCGCGTTCCCAATCCCGCCACCGGGATAACCGCTTTTTTGACTTTTTTATTCACAATCGACATAAACAACCTCTTATATATCGTTCAAATAATGAACTTAAATTGTCTGGTCTAAAAACCGGATGAGTATACCAGTTTTACCGGGTCGCACTTGTCCGACATCATCGTCCAGCAAAAATTAGGATAATGACTAATAGTAGGAAAGAAAAAATAATAACGGAAGGAGAACCAGGTCTGACGAGGACGATAGCCCCACCTATCGGACTATTCTGTAGAAAGCATCAGCCGTAAACGACCGCCGCCGCCCCATATCTGACATTGCCAGGCGTCGCAAACGTGATTTAACTGATTGAGGTAAGCTTCATTAAGCGTCCCCAAGGGTACGCCACTGCTGAGCGCGATTTGACTTTCATTAACGTTTAATGTCGCATTCAAGCCGGCAGATATCAGTATCAGCCGTTTTAATTCACGATGATAATAACCAACCAACAATGGGAAACGCCCTTCCAGACTAGCCTGACGCAATAGTTGATTTACCTGTTTTAATAACAGCGGCAAATGAGGTAAACGATGTTGTTGATTCGCCATATGTTCCTGAAGCACGCCATTGAATAGTGTGCGAAGCAACAGCGCCGCCAGCGTACCGTTATTATTTACCGCCTGGGTAACATCAAGACAATAGAAAGCCAGATCATCCTCAGACAGTGCGGCAATATCCAAAACCAGGCCGGGTTGTTTGGCATCAGTCAGTTGACGATAATTTATTCGGCAACGCGCAAGCGTTTGCTGAACCGGCGGCTGCAATTGCGCTAAAAGTTTTGCGACCGCATCCGGAGATTGATTAAGGGAATCCATATCCT
This window of the Brenneria goodwinii genome carries:
- the hns gene encoding histone-like nucleoid-structuring protein H-NS is translated as MSEALKILNNIRTLRAQARECSLDTLEEMLEKLEVVVNERREEESQVQAEVEERARKLQQYRDMLIADGIDPNELLQSLGSVKTAGKSKRAARPAKYQYTDENGDVKTWTGQGRTPAVIKKAIEEQGKSLDDFLL
- the galU gene encoding UTP--glucose-1-phosphate uridylyltransferase GalU encodes the protein MSIVNKKVKKAVIPVAGLGTRMLPATKAIPKEMLPLVDKPLIQYVVNECIAAGINEIILVTHSSKNSIENHFDTSFELEAMLEKRVKRQLLKEVQSICPKHVTIMQVRQGLAKGLGHAVLCAHPLVGDEPVAVILPDVIIDEYKSDLKKDNLSEMLHRFSETGHSQIMVEPVENVSSYGVVDCKGVELKPGDSAPMVGVVEKPKASEAPSNLAVVGRYVLSAEIWSLLEKTPPGAGNEIQLTDAIAMLMEKETVEAYHLKGESHDCGNKLGYMQAFVEYGMRHENLGPQLIQWLQETIEAEEN
- the rssB gene encoding two-component system response regulator RssB, whose protein sequence is MEQPLAGKHVLIIEDEAVFRSVLSGYLASLGASVLEAIHGLEALSILERHHPELIICDLKMPMMGGIEFLERLRLRDNHTPILVISATSQMADVAKVLRLGVQDVLLKPIRDYARLREAVMSCLYPDMFTSPVNEIEQLMQDMDSLNQSPDAVAKLLAQLQPPVQQTLARCRINYRQLTDAKQPGLVLDIAALSEDDLAFYCLDVTQAVNNNGTLAALLLRTLFNGVLQEHMANQQHRLPHLPLLLKQVNQLLRQASLEGRFPLLVGYYHRELKRLILISAGLNATLNVNESQIALSSGVPLGTLNEAYLNQLNHVCDAWQCQIWGGGGRLRLMLSTE